The window CGGCATCGGCCTGGTCGCGGAGTCGCGCCGCGTCTACACCATGGGCGGCGCCGCGGACGGAACCAGCCTCGCGGCCCAGGTCCTGGGCTTCGTGAACGTGGATGGCATCGGCCAATACGGCGTCGAGGCGGCCGAGGATGCTCGGCTGGCCGGCTCGCCGGGATCCGTGGTGGCCCAGGAGGACGTGGCCGGTCGGTTGATCGCCGGTTCGGTCCACGAGCTCGAGGCGCCCGTCAACGGCGCCGACCTGACGCTCACCCTGGACGTCGGCCTGCAGCACATCCTGGAGGAGCAGATGCTCGACACCTTCATCAGGAACCGTGCCCGGGGCGTGACCGGCCTGGTGATGGACGTCAACACGGGAGCCATCCTCGGCCTGGCCTCATACCCGACCTTCGACGCCAACCAGTACTCGGTCACCGACCCGGTCCTGTTCGGGAATCCCGCGGTCAGCCGCCAGTACGAGCCGGGATCGGTACTCAAGGCCGTCACGGTGGCGGCCGCGCTGGACGCGGGCGCCATCACACCCGCCGACCTGTTCCTCGATGACAACGACCTGCACATCTACGACGCCGTCATCCACAACGCCGACCGGACGTGGTATCCGGGGGGACATGGCCTGCTCACGCCGGCCCAGGTCCTGGCCCTTTCCAACAACGTCGGCGCGGCCACCATCGGCCTGACCCTGGGAGGGCAAGGTCTGTACGACGCCCTGCGACGCTTCGGCTTCGGTACACCGACCGGCGTCGAGATGTCCGGGGAGGCGGCAGGGGTCGTCCTCCACCCCGATGACGAGGGCGCGTCGAAGGAGCTGACCACGGCCCAGAACGCCTTCGGCCAGGGGATCACGGTCACGGTCGTCCAGCTGGCCGCGGCCTACGCCGCCCTGGCCAACGGCGGGCGGCTGGTGACGCCGCATATCGTGGCGGGCTGGACGGACGGGGACGGGACCTTCCGGCCGCGCGAGATTCCCACCCCAACCCAGGTCATCACGCCCGAGACATCGGACACGATCCTCGAGATGTTGACCGGCGCCATCGACGACGGCATCGCCAACGGCGCAGCGGTGGCCGGCTACTCGATCGCCGGCAAGACCGGGACGGCGGAGATCGCGGGCCCGGTCAACGTCCGTGTCCACACCGGCTGGGATGCCAATGGGCAGCCGATCTACGTCGACACCACCCGGCAGGCGTACATCGAAGGCTGGATCGACTCCAGCTTCGTGGGAATCGCTCCCGCCTCCAGCCCGCGGTTCGTCACGATCATCCTCATTCACCGGCCGGTGGTGGGCGGCGGTGGCATCGGGGAGCGGCCGGAGGACGCCTTCGCGCAGCTGGCGCCGCTGGTCTTCGACTACTACGGCATCCCGCCCGACCGACCCCTCCCCGGGGTTGCCACCCAATGAGGCTGGTAGACTCCCGGCCGAAAGCCGCAGGAAACCGCGTGCCCGCGCCGATTCGAATCGACGACCTCCTGGCCGCCACCGGTGGCCGACTCCTGACTCCCACCCCTGTCCGGTCCTTCCGGCTCGCCGTCGTCGACTCTCGTCGCGTCGTCCCGGGGTGCCTGTTCGTGGCCATGCGCGGGGAGCGCGACGACGGCCACCGGTACGTCGCCAACGCCATCGCCGCGGGCGCCGTGGCGGCGCTCGTCGAGCGTGAGGTCACGCTTCCCTCCACGGCACGGGCGGCCCTGGTCCGGGTCCCGGACAGCCTGATCGCCCTCCAGGAGCTCGCGGCGTGGTGGCGGGACCGATTCGCGGTGCGCGTGGTGGGGATCACCGGGTCGACGGGCAAGACGCTGGCCAAGGAGGTCACCGCGGACGTCCTGGCCCGCGCCCTGAGCGTCCTGCGCAACGAGGGCAACCTGAACTCCGAGACCGGTCTGCCCATGACCCTCCTGGGCCTTGAGCCGGGCCACCAGGTCGCGGTCCTGGAGATGGGAATGTACACGGTGGGGGAGATCAGCCGGCTGGTGGAGATCAGCCGGCCCGAGGTCGGGGTCGTGCTGGCGGTGCACCCCACGCACCTGGAGCGGGCGGGAAGCCTGGAGCGCATCGCCCAGGCCAAGGCGGAACTGCCCCGCGGCCTGCCGGCGGACGGGCTCGCGGTCCTGAACGCGGATGACCCGCGCGTGGCCTCCATGGCCGCCCAGACGCGCGCGCCCGTCCGCACCTTCGGCCTGGGCCCATCGGCCGACGTGCGCGCGATCGACGTCGCATCCGACGGGCTGCGTGGCATGACATTCACCCTGCATGCCCCATGGGGACAGCTCCGGGTCCGCAGTGCGTCGCCCGGACGGCACCTCATTCCGCTCGCCTTGGCGGCGGCCGCGGTCGCGGAGCACTTCGGCGTGCCGCTGGTCGACGTGGCGGCGGCGCTGGAGGCCGGCAGCTCGGCCCCGCACCGGATGGCCATCAAGGAGATGCCGAACGGGTCGACCCTGGTCGACGACACCTACAACGCCTCGCCGGAATCGGTGTCGGCCGCCCTCGAGTTCGTGGCTCAGACCCCTGTCGGGCGCGGGCGCCGGCTGGCGGTCCTGGGCGACATGCTCGAGCTGGGGCCTGATGAGCGGACTCTGCACGAGCGGATCGGCGCCCAGGCCGCCGCGATCCTCGACGGCCTGGTCGGGGTCGGGGAACGCGGTCGCTGGATCGCGGAGGCGGCACAGGCGGCGGGACTCCAGCGGGTGGCGACGGCGTCCGACGCGGAGCAGGCCCTGGCGGTCGTCGAGCAGACACTCAACCCCGGCGCGCATGACCTGCTCCTGGTCAAGGCGTCGCGCGGGATCGCCCTCGACCGCCTGGTGGCCGCTCTGCTGGGCCAACCACCGGACCCGGAGAGCTAGCCGTGCTGCCTCTCCTGCTGGCGGTCGTGCTCGCGTTCGGTGGGGTCGTCCTGCTGGGCCCCATCTACATCCGGCTCCTCCAGCGGCTGGGCTTCGGAAAGCAGATCCGGATCGAGGGGCCCCAGGCCCATGCGGTCAAGGCCGGCACGCCGACCATGGGCGGGATGCTGATCGTGGTGGTCGTCATGTTCCTGGCCATGGCCATGCGGCTCGAGGACGAAAGCACCCTGACCCCCATGCTGACCCTGGTCGGGGTGGGCATCCTGGGTGCCATCGATGACTTCGTGAACACGCGGACCGGGTTCGGCATGCGCGGCCGGTACAAGCTCGTATGGCAGACCGTGGTCGCGATCCTCGCCGCGGTCTACATACAGCGCCACTACGACCTGACCGCCATCAACGTCCCGCTGGTCGGCCAGTTCGAGATCCCGATCCTGCTCCTCGTCCTGTTCATCGCGTTCGCGATCGTCGCCGCCTCCAATGCGGTCAACCTGACCGACGGGCTGGACGGGCTGGCGTCGGGGGTCCTGGTCTTCAGCTTCGTCGCCTATCTGCTGATCGCCCTGGTCGGGGTTCCCGGCCTGAAGCTCAGCCAACCCGAGCTGGCGGTCTTCTGCGCCCTGCTGATCGGGGCCCTGATGGGTTTCCTGTGGTTCAACGTCCACCCCGCCCAGATCTTCATGGGCGACGCCGGGGCGCTTGCGCTGGGTGCGACCCTGGCCGTGGTGGCGGTGGTCACCGGCCAGCTCCTGCTGCTCGTCATCATCGGCCTCGTGTTCGTGGCCGAGACGGTATCGGTCATTCTCCAGATCGGGTCGTACCAGCTTCGCGGCAAGCGGATCTTTCGGATGGCCCCCTTGCACCACCACTTCGAGCTCCTCGGCTGGGCCGAGGAAAAGATCACGCTCCGCTTCTGGATCGTGTCGGCCCTGGCCGGGCTGCTCGGCTTCAGCCTCTTCCTGGCCACCACCGGGCTGTCGTGATGCCGATGCCGATGCCTCCCCTCAGCTCCACCCTCCCCAGCCGCCGATCCGACCTGGCCGGGCGCCGGGTCCTGGTGCTCGGTCTGGCACGGTCGGGGGTGGCGGCTGCCCGCTTCCTGTCCGATGCCGGAGCCCAGGTGACGGCCTACGACCGTCAACCGGCCGAGGCCCTGGCCCAGTCCGTCGCCGCGCTCGGGGATCGACCCGTGACGCTGGCCCTGGGAGCGGCTCCGGCCGCCGTCCGTGAGCTGCTGACCGATGCCGATCTGGTGGTGACCAGCCCCTCGATCTCGGCCCGCTTCCCGACCACCGACCCGTGGCTGCGCGAGGCGCTGACCGATGCCGAGGCCGGCGGCACGCCACTCGTGAGCGAGGTCGACCTCTTCCTGCGCCTGACCCGGGCCCGGATCCTGGCCGTGACCGGGACGAAGGGGAAGACCACCACCGCGTCGCTGGCTGCCGACATCCTGCGCGCGGCCAAGGTGCCCCACGTCCTGGGCGGGAACATCGGGACCCCTCTGATCGAGGAGGCGCACGTCCTCGGACCCGAGACCTGGGCCGTCCTCGAGCTGTCCGAGCTCCAACTGCCGACCGTCAGCCGCGGGGCGGACATCGCGGTCTACACCAACATCCTGGCCGACCACCTGGATCGCCATGCCAGCGTGGAGGCGTACCGGGCGGTCAAGGGCCGCCTGGCCGAGCTGTCGGCACTGGGGGGCGAGCTCGTCCTCAACCGGGAGGATCCGGGGTGCGTGGAGCTCGGCGCGCGGCTGCCGGGTGCCCGCGTGCACTGGTACGGCCTCGAGCCACGCCCCGGCGCGGACGCCTGGGTCGAGGATGGCTGGGTCGTGGTCGGCGGCCAGCGGGTGCTGCAGACCGTCGACGTGCCGCTCCGCGGCGAGCACATGCGCCGCAACGTCCTGGCCGCCGCGGTGGGCGCCCGGCTGGCAGGCGCCGACACGACAGCCGTGGCCACCGGGGTCCGCGCGTTCGGGGGCGTTCCGCACCGGCTCGAAGACCTCGGGGTCCGGGCCGGCGTCGCGTACGTCAATGACTCGCAAGCCACCATCCCGGTGGCCGCCATCGCCGGCATCATGGCCTTCGACGAGGGCCGGGTGGTGGTCATCGCGGGCGGCCAGGGCAAGGGCCTGGACTACGCCGCGCTCGCGGAGGCCATCGTGGACCGCTGCCGGGCGGCGGTCCTGATCGGGGACACGGCGCCCGAACTGGAGCGCCTGATCGGCGGGCGGGTGCCGGTCCGCCGAGCCTCGTCGATGGCCGACGCGGTGGCAGCCGCGAGCGCTGAGGCGCGGCCCGGCGACGCGGTCCTGCTCGCCCCGGCGGCCGCCAGCTTCGACATGTTCGCCGACTACGCCGCGCGCGGGGACGCGTTCCGGGCGGCCGTGGCCGGCCTGCCGGATCCGGCAGGCGACCGATGACCGCGGCCGTCGGCGTCGCGGCCGCGAACCGGCGTGCGGTCCGCACCCGCGGCGTGCAACGTGTGCGACGCCGGGTCGCCATGCCCCTGCTGGTCGCCGTGCTGGCGCTGGTCGCAATCGGGGTCGTCATGGTCTACTCGGCCTCGAGCGTCCGGGCCCTGCTGAGCAGCAACGACCCGGCGCGCTATGGGATCGCGCAGGCCGTGTTCGCCGCCATCGGCTTGAGCGCGATGGTCCTCCTGAGCCGGATCGACTTTCGGGTCTATCGGTACTTCGCGATACCGGCCTACGTGGGGGCGCTGGTCCTCCTGGCGCTGGTCCTGGTGCCGAGCATCGGGTTCGAGGTCGGCGGATCGCGACGCTGGCTCCAGCTTCCGGTGATCGGGAACTTCCAGCCCGCCGAGGTCGCCAAGCTCGCGATCATCCTGTACCTGGCCCATTGGCTCGACCGCCGGGGGCGCGCGGCGCGTGGCCTGCGGGGAGGCTTGATTCCATTCGCGCTCCTCGTCGCCCCCGGGTTCCTCCTCATCGCCTTCGAGCCCGACCTCGGCACGGCCGGCATCTATGCCGTGGCCGCGATGTCGGTGTTCTTCATGTCGGGCGCCAACCTGGTCGGCTTCGTCGCCATGGCCGGCGCCGTGGCGGCCGCGGCCGTGGTCTTCGTGAGCCGGACGCCGTACCAGCTGGCGCGGGTCACGAGCTTCCTCGATCCGGAGCGCGACCCGCTGGGGGCCGGCTACAACGCCATGCAGGCGCTGATGGCGCTCGCCATGGGCGGGCTGGCTGGGGTGGGGCTTGGCGCCTCGCGCCAGAAGTACCTGTACCTGCCCGCGCCCTCGACCGACTTCATCTACGCCATCATCGGCGAGGAATGGGGACTCATCGGGACGCTCATCGTCCTGGTCCTGTTCCTCGTCATTGCCTGGCAGGGCTACCGCATCGCGGTCCATGCCCCCGATACGTTCTCCGGCCTTCTGGCGGCCGGGATCACGACCTGGCTCGTGGTCCAGGCTGTCATCAACATGATGGTGGTGACCGCCCTGTGGCCGGTCACCGGCGTCCCACTGCCGTTCATCAGCTACGGCGGAACGGCACTCATCATCAACCTCGTGGCGGTCGGCATCCTCCTGTCGATCAGCCGCGAGGCGCAGACAGGATCGGTGTTCGATGCGCTTCGTGATCTCAGGCGGCGGGACCGGCGGGCACATCTACCCCGCGTTGGCCGTCGCGCAAGCCCTGCGCGAGCTGCATCCCGAGGTTGAGCTCGCGTACGTGGGTGGCGTCCGCGGCTTCGAGCGCCGGCTGGTGGGCGAGGCCGGCGAAATGCCGTATCACCAGCTGGCCGTCCGTTCCCTGCGCTCCGCCGGGCGCGACGCTCACCTGGTCCTGGACCCGATGCGCCTTGTGGCGGCGGCCCCGCAAGCGTGGCGGCTCCTGCGCCGCCTTCGACCGGCGGCGGTCTTCACCACCGGCGGGTACCTCGCCATTCCGCTCCTGGCCGCGGCGCGGGTCCGCGGCATCCCGAGCATCGTGTGGGAGGGCAATGTGATACCCGGTCGGGCGACGCGCGCCGTCGGACGGCTAGCCACCAGGGTCGCCGTCGCCTTCCCGCCGACCGGGGAGGCGTTCGGGAAGCGCGCGTTCGAGTCCGGCACCCCGATTCGCTCCCTGGCCGGGATCGACCGCGCCGCGGCTCGCGCCGAGATGGGGGTCGGCCCCGAGGACCGACTGCTGCTGGTCTTCGGCGGTTCGCAGGCCGTGGCCCGCATCACGGCCGCCCTGGACGAGGCCCTGCCCGCGCTCGTCGCCGACTGGGTGGTGCTGCACCTGGCGGGCGAGGCGGGGATGGCCGCCGCCCTGGCCAGCCGCGACCAGCTGCCGGAGTCCCATCGCGACCGGTACCGCCCCGAGCCGTACCTGACCGATCGCATGGCCGCTGCGCTGGTGGCAGCCGACCTGGTGCTCGGGCGGGCCGGATCCTCGACCTGTGCCGAGGTCGCCGCCGCTGGAGTCGCCTCCATCCTGGTCCCGTATCCCCACGCCCGCGGGCACCAGGCGGCGAACGCGGCCTGGCTGGCCCAGCACGGGGCAGCCGTGGTCGTGCCCGACGAGGCATTGACCGGTGAGCGGCTGCGGGCCGAGGCGGCCGCGCTGCGGGATGACGCCCGTCGGACGCCCATCGCGGCCGCGGCGCGGCAGCTGGGCCGTCCCCGGGCCGGCCACGAGATCGCGGCCGCCCTCCTCGAGCTGGCCGAGGGCTCGCGCGCGTGACCGCCTCAACTTCCGCCGGGCGCAGGCGCGAGCTGGATGCCAGCCTGGATCGCCTCGATCGAATCGCGGATGAGCGGGCGATCCGGCTCCATCCTGACGTGCCCCTGGCTCCGATCACCACCCTGCGGGTCGGGGGTCCCGCCGACCGGCTGGCCGAGCCCCGCACGGGCGACGAGCTGCTGGCGGTCCTGGACGCGGCTCGCGAGGCCGAGGTGGCGTGGTTGGTCGTGGGCAACGGCAGCAACCTGGTCGTCGCCGACCGGGGCGTTCGAGGGCTCGTCATCCGGAACCGGGCCCGCGCGGTCCGCGTGAATGGCAGCGTCCTGTCCGCGGATGCCGGTGCGCCGATGGCGCTGCTCGTGAAGCGCGCGACCGCCGCGGGATTGACCGGAGTGGAGTGGGGGATTGCGGTTCCCGGCACCCTGGGGGGCGCCGTCTGGGCCAACGCGGGCGCCCACGGTGGCGAGATGCAGCAGCGCGTGGCGCAGGTCGACGCCTGGGACTCCGAATCCGGCCGTCTCCAACGCCTGACCAACGCGGCCTGCCGCTTCGACTACCGCGAGTCGCGCTTCAAGCACGAACGCCTGGTCGTGGTGGAAGCCAGTCTCGAGCTCGCCCCAGACGCGCCGCAGGCGGTGGCGGCGCGGGTCGCCGAGCACCAGGCCCAGCGGGCCGCCACCCAGCCGCTGGCCGAGCAGAACGCGGGGAGCGTCTTCCGGAACCCGCCCGGGGACTTCGCCGGACGCCTGATCGAGGCCGCGGGGCTGAAGGGGGCACGGGAAGGCAGCGCATCGGTCAGCGAGCGGCACGCGAACTTCATCGTCACCCAGCGCACCGGACGCGCCGCCGACGTGCGACGCCTGGCCGACCGGGTCCGATCCACCGTGCTCGAGGCGAGCGGCGTGTCGCTGACGTACGAGATCGAGTTCGTCGGCGATTGGGAGCTGGACCGATGACCCGCCGGCTCAGGGTCGGGATCTTTGCCGGTGGCCGCTCAGCCGAGCACGAGGTGAGCATTGCGTCGGCCGAGTCGGTCCTGCGCGAGATCGACCGGGATCGGTATGAGCCATACCTCATCTACATCGATGCCGCTGGTGGTTGGCATCTGCCCGCCGGCCCCGCGCCAGAGCTGGGACCGGGCGAGAGCCTGGCCTTGCGCCTGGGTGCCGAGACGATCCCCGAGCACAGCGCGCGACTCGAATCGGGGGACGCGAGCCTGCCCGTGGTGGCCGACGCCCCGTCCGCGGTTCCTGCGCGCGCCGCGGTCCGGAACCTGGCCGAGGCCATCGACGTGGCCTTCCTGGCGGTCCATGGCCCGTTCGGCGAGGACGGGACGCTCCAGGGCTTCCTCGAGCTGGCCGGAATTCCGTATACCGGCGCCGGCGTGCTGGCCAGCGCGGTGGCCATGGACAAGGTCGTTTTCAAGGACCTCATGCGCGGCCACCAGCTTCCCGTGCTGGACTACACGTGGTTCTCGCTCTCCGCATGGCGCCGCGCGCCGCAGCAGGTCGTGGATGAGATCGTGGCCCGGATCGGCTCCCGCGCGGTGGTCAAGCCCGCTCGCCTGGGCAGCAGCGTGGGCATGAGCCTGGCGCATGACCCCGACGAGCTGCCGGCCGCCCTCGAGGAGGCATTCGGCTGGGATTCGAAGGTCATCGTCGAGGCCTACCTGCCCGGGGCCCGTGAGTTCGAGTGCGGCGTGCTGGGCAACGAGGACCCGATCGTCTTCGAGCCCGGCGAGGTCATCAGCCACCATGAGCTGTACGACTACGAGGCAAAGTACATCCCCGGCCTGGCCGATGTCGTCCCTCGCGCCGATGTCGCGCCGGAGCTGGCGGAACGGCTGCGCGGGCTGGCGCTTGCCGCCTACCGCGCGGTCGACGCGCGCGGCATGGCGCGCGTCGACTTCCTGGCCGTACCCGACGCGGTCTTCCTGTCCGAGATGAACACCATCCCCGGCTTCACGACCACCAGCATGTTCCCCAAGCAGGCTGAGCTGGCGGGGATCAGCTTCGCCGACCTCGTGGCGCGGCTCCTCGATCTGGCCCAGGAGGGCTCGGGCGAATGAGGTGGCAGCGTCTGTTCGAGCCCACCCGTCCGGTCGCCCGGCGCCGCCGTGGGCCGACCAGCCAGGCGGCGACCAGCGCGACCCCCAGCCGCACGAAGAGCCGGACGACGGGGCACAAGAACCCTGGGCGCGGGCGGCCGGATCGCGGAGCCCGGCCCCCGAAGTCCGTCCCGGCTCCGCGGCGGCGGCGACGCCGCATCAACTGGGCCCGGATCACCGCGCTGGCGCTGTCCCTGACCATGGTCGCGACCCTGGCGTGGCTGGCCGGCGGTCCGTTGCTCCGCGTTCGGTTGGTCAGCTACCACGGCGCCGGGTGGACATCGGACAGCGACCTGGACGCGCTGATGGCCCCCGTCATCGGTCGCAGCGCCCTGATGGTCGACGCGGCCGGCCTGGCCCTCGATCTGAGCGCGCTCCCCGGGGTCGAAGGGGCGAGCGTCGAAGTCGGCGTGCTCGGGTCGGCCCAGGTGACATTGGTCGAGGGCGGCGCCGTGGCGCTGTGGCGGACGAGCGCGGCGCAGCTCCTGCTGGCCGAGGACGGCACCGTGGTCGGCGTCCAGTCCCGGGAGGCGGTCCCCCGGGGCAGCCTCGTCGGCCTGCCCGTCATCGACGACCTGCGGGACGCCTCGCATGACCTCACGGTCGGTGACGAGCTGCCTTCCGGCGAGCTGGACGCGGCGCTGGCCCTGGCGGCGCTGACCGGTAGCCGCCTTGGTTCTCAGACCGCAGTCCTGACCCTGGCACTGGATCCGACCTACGGGTTTGTCCTGTCGTCGCCTCAGGCCGGCTGGCGGGCAGCGTTCGGCTACTACGGGCTCGATCCGCTCGAGACGCCTGACCGCATGGCCGCCCGGATCGCGTCCCAGGCCAGCGCCGTCCGGACCCTGTTCGCGGCGCACCCCGAGGCCGGCGTGGCGTGGGTCGATGCCCGCAACCCGGGAAAGGTATATTTCCGTGCCCGGGGCTGAGACTGCCGGCCGGACGGCGGCGGCACCCGCCCCGTCCAAGCATGGGGTCCTTGAACATCCGGATGTGGCTCCCCCTTATCGGGCTCGGGCTCGGCATTCTGCTCGGACTCACCCTCAACGTGAGCGTCAGCCCGGAACTGGCCCGCTACAGCGCAGTCGCCATCCTGGCCGGGCTGGACTCGATCCTGGGCGCGGTGCGCGCGGAGCTGGATGGCCAGTACGACAACCGGATCTTCCTGAGCGGGTTCGTGGCCAACACGGCCGTCGCGGTAGTGCTGACCTTCGTCGGTGATCGGCTCGGGATCGACCTGTACCTCGTGGCCCTGATCGCCTTCGGCCTCCGCATCTTCCAGAACGTGGCGCTCATTCGGCGCCACTTCCTGTAAGGTCGGCCGGCGTCCGAGCGGAGATTTCGTGGACAGAGAGACCGTCCTGGTCGGCATCGACCCTGGCAGCACCAAGGTGACCACCCTCATCGGCGAGGTCACCCCGGCCGGCGACGTGAACGTCGTCGGCTATGGGATCGCCCCCTCGATTGGCATCAAGAAGGGGATGGTCGCCAACATCGAGCAGACGGTGCAGTCCATTGCCACGTCGATCGAGAAGGCCGAGCGGCTGTCGGGCTACAAGATCGGTTCGGCCTTCGTGGCGGTCGGGGGTGGCCATATCTCGTCCCAGAACAGCCGGGGCGTGGTAGCGGTCAGCGGACATCGGCGCGAGGTCAGCAAGGAGGACGTCGCCCGGGCCACCGAGGCCGCCCGCGCGGTTCAGGTGCCGTCCAACCGGGAGATCCTGCATGTGATCCCGCGCGGCTACATCGTGGACGGACAGGAGGGCATCAAGGACCCGCTTGGGATGAGCGCGGTCCGGCTGGAGGTCGAGACCCACATCGTGGCCGGGGCCAGCACCTCGTTGCAGAACCTCACCAAGTGCGTCAGCTCGGCCGGGGTCCAGATTGACGAGCTGGTGATCGCCTCATTGGCCGCCGCCGAGGCGACGCTGAGCGACACCGAGAAGGAGCTGGGGGTCATCATCGCCGACGTCGGCGGCGGGACGACCGACATGGCCGTTTTCGTGGACGGGGCCGTCCACCATTCGGCGGTGATCCCGGTGGGCGGGATCCATGTCACCAACGACGTGGCGATCGGGCTGCGAACCAGTCTCAACCTGGCCGAGGACGTGAAGATCCGGCATGGCACCTCGAACGTGGCCGAGGTTCAGCCCGAGGAGCTGATCAACGTTGCGGTGATGGGCGACGGCGGGGGACAGACCCTCCAGCGTCGCAAGCTGAGCGAGATCATCGAGGCCCGCATGCGGGAGCTGTACGAGCTCATCCGGGAGGAGGTCGCACGGTCGGGACATGGCACCCCGCTTCCGGCGGGCCTGGTCCTGACTGGCGGCGGCGCGCGGCTGGCCGGCGTGGCCGAGCTGGCGCGCGACGTGCTCGAGATGCCGGTCCGGGTCGCCACCCCGCAGGGCGTGGGCGGCCTGATGGATCAGCTCGCGAACCCGGCCTTTTCGACCTCGCTGGGACTCCTGCTGTGGGGCGCCCGCAACGTGGGTGCCGAGCCGATCGGCTACACCACTCGCACGCCGATGAGCGCCGGTTTGAGCCGCGCCGGGACCTGGATCCGGAACCTGTTCCCCGGCTGAGCCCTTCCGTGTTGCGGCATGGCGATGTGGAGGGCGGAGGGCGTCATCCACCGCCCAACGCGAGGTTGTGGACAACTCGCCGCGAGGTTGTGGACAGATCGACTCTCCCTCGCATGGGACGGTCGGTAGAATCGGCCCAGGCCCGTTAACTCTGGGTTCGGACCCTTCCCGTGCCCGGCCATACCGCCTGCACCCAGGAGGATTCGCATGCCGCTCAGGTCCGACGCAGAGAACTTCGCCCTGATCAAGGTCATCGGCATCGGTGGCGGAGGAAGCAACGCCGTCAACCGCATGATCCGCGCCGAGATGATGGGCGTCGAGTTCATCGCCGTGAACACGGATGCCCAGGCGCTGCTCCAGAGCGACGCGCCGCACAAGATCCGCATCGGCGACAAGATCACCCGCGGCCTGGGGGCCGGCGCCGACCCGGCCATCGGCCAGCGCGCGGCGGAAGAGGACTCGGAGAAGATCTACGAGGCGCTCAAGGACGCCGACATGATCTTCATCACCGCCGGCATGGGCGGGGGCACGGGATCGGGCGCCGCGCCGGTGGTGGCCGAGATCGCCAAGGACCTCGGCGCCCTCACCGTGGCGGTCGTGACCAAGCCGTTCAGCTTCGAGGGCGTGCGCCGCAAGCTGGTGGCCGAGCAGTTCACAGAGGCCCTCAAGGACAAGGTCGACACCCTGATCACGATCCCCAACGACCGGCTGCGCGAGGTCGTGGACAAGAAGACCTCGATCCTCGACGCGTTCCGGGTGGTGGACGACGTCCTGCGCCAGGGCGTGCAGGGCATCAGCGACCTGATCATGGTGCCGGGCCTCATCAACCTGGACTTCGCGGACGTGAAGACGATCATGCGCGAGGCCGGGAGCAGCATGATGGGAATCGGCGTCGGAAGCGGCGAGAACCGCGCCGTGGAGGCGGCTCGGGCGGCGGTCATGAGCCCGCTGCTGGAGATCAACATCCAGGGCGCCCGCGGCATCCTGTTCAACGTCACCGGCGGCAGCGACCTCGGCCTGTTCGAGGTCAACGAGGCGGCCGAGGTGATCAAGGAGGCCGCCGATCCGGAGGCCAACATCATCTTCGGCACGGTCATCGACGACCGGATGCGGGACGAGGTCAAGGTGACGGTCATCGCCACCGGCTTCGATGGGACCCGCAAGCCGAAGCCCGGCCCGCGAGCCGCGGTCAGTGAGGCGGCCGTCGGTCTTGAATCGTCACTCGACGCGAAGAGCCGCGAGCTGCTGGCCGAGATCGAGCGCGAACGGGCCGAGCGATCGCC is drawn from Chloroflexota bacterium and contains these coding sequences:
- a CDS encoding small basic family protein; the protein is MNIRMWLPLIGLGLGILLGLTLNVSVSPELARYSAVAILAGLDSILGAVRAELDGQYDNRIFLSGFVANTAVAVVLTFVGDRLGIDLYLVALIAFGLRIFQNVALIRRHFL
- a CDS encoding UDP-N-acetylglucosamine--N-acetylmuramyl-(pentapeptide) pyrophosphoryl-undecaprenol N-acetylglucosamine transferase yields the protein MRFVISGGGTGGHIYPALAVAQALRELHPEVELAYVGGVRGFERRLVGEAGEMPYHQLAVRSLRSAGRDAHLVLDPMRLVAAAPQAWRLLRRLRPAAVFTTGGYLAIPLLAAARVRGIPSIVWEGNVIPGRATRAVGRLATRVAVAFPPTGEAFGKRAFESGTPIRSLAGIDRAAARAEMGVGPEDRLLLVFGGSQAVARITAALDEALPALVADWVVLHLAGEAGMAAALASRDQLPESHRDRYRPEPYLTDRMAAALVAADLVLGRAGSSTCAEVAAAGVASILVPYPHARGHQAANAAWLAQHGAAVVVPDEALTGERLRAEAAALRDDARRTPIAAAARQLGRPRAGHEIAAALLELAEGSRA
- the ftsW gene encoding putative lipid II flippase FtsW — encoded protein: MTAAVGVAAANRRAVRTRGVQRVRRRVAMPLLVAVLALVAIGVVMVYSASSVRALLSSNDPARYGIAQAVFAAIGLSAMVLLSRIDFRVYRYFAIPAYVGALVLLALVLVPSIGFEVGGSRRWLQLPVIGNFQPAEVAKLAIILYLAHWLDRRGRAARGLRGGLIPFALLVAPGFLLIAFEPDLGTAGIYAVAAMSVFFMSGANLVGFVAMAGAVAAAAVVFVSRTPYQLARVTSFLDPERDPLGAGYNAMQALMALAMGGLAGVGLGASRQKYLYLPAPSTDFIYAIIGEEWGLIGTLIVLVLFLVIAWQGYRIAVHAPDTFSGLLAAGITTWLVVQAVINMMVVTALWPVTGVPLPFISYGGTALIINLVAVGILLSISREAQTGSVFDALRDLRRRDRRAHLPRVGRRASPARAASRG
- the murB gene encoding UDP-N-acetylmuramate dehydrogenase, which translates into the protein MTASTSAGRRRELDASLDRLDRIADERAIRLHPDVPLAPITTLRVGGPADRLAEPRTGDELLAVLDAAREAEVAWLVVGNGSNLVVADRGVRGLVIRNRARAVRVNGSVLSADAGAPMALLVKRATAAGLTGVEWGIAVPGTLGGAVWANAGAHGGEMQQRVAQVDAWDSESGRLQRLTNAACRFDYRESRFKHERLVVVEASLELAPDAPQAVAARVAEHQAQRAATQPLAEQNAGSVFRNPPGDFAGRLIEAAGLKGAREGSASVSERHANFIVTQRTGRAADVRRLADRVRSTVLEASGVSLTYEIEFVGDWELDR
- the ftsA gene encoding cell division protein FtsA, encoding MDRETVLVGIDPGSTKVTTLIGEVTPAGDVNVVGYGIAPSIGIKKGMVANIEQTVQSIATSIEKAERLSGYKIGSAFVAVGGGHISSQNSRGVVAVSGHRREVSKEDVARATEAARAVQVPSNREILHVIPRGYIVDGQEGIKDPLGMSAVRLEVETHIVAGASTSLQNLTKCVSSAGVQIDELVIASLAAAEATLSDTEKELGVIIADVGGGTTDMAVFVDGAVHHSAVIPVGGIHVTNDVAIGLRTSLNLAEDVKIRHGTSNVAEVQPEELINVAVMGDGGGQTLQRRKLSEIIEARMRELYELIREEVARSGHGTPLPAGLVLTGGGARLAGVAELARDVLEMPVRVATPQGVGGLMDQLANPAFSTSLGLLLWGARNVGAEPIGYTTRTPMSAGLSRAGTWIRNLFPG
- a CDS encoding D-alanine--D-alanine ligase family protein, encoding MTRRLRVGIFAGGRSAEHEVSIASAESVLREIDRDRYEPYLIYIDAAGGWHLPAGPAPELGPGESLALRLGAETIPEHSARLESGDASLPVVADAPSAVPARAAVRNLAEAIDVAFLAVHGPFGEDGTLQGFLELAGIPYTGAGVLASAVAMDKVVFKDLMRGHQLPVLDYTWFSLSAWRRAPQQVVDEIVARIGSRAVVKPARLGSSVGMSLAHDPDELPAALEEAFGWDSKVIVEAYLPGAREFECGVLGNEDPIVFEPGEVISHHELYDYEAKYIPGLADVVPRADVAPELAERLRGLALAAYRAVDARGMARVDFLAVPDAVFLSEMNTIPGFTTTSMFPKQAELAGISFADLVARLLDLAQEGSGE